The Terriglobales bacterium nucleotide sequence CGGACGACCGGAGGCTTTACTATTCGCAGTGATGAAACCAGCGACGAAGTCCCGGAAGAAAGCGACACCCGAACTCGGCCTTGAGCTCGCACGCGAGTGGATGCGCCGGCACGCGCGGCCTCCGGACCCGGTGCCTCCGTTGTTTCACTACACGGGTGCGGGAGGCATTCGCGGTATCATCCGCAGCGACCGGCTCTGGGCCAGTGGCGCGCAATACATGAACGACTGGATGGAAGTCGTTTATGGATTCGAGATCATCATGAAGAACCTGCGCGAGTTGGTGGAATCGCGGAAACTGCCCGAGCGTTCGCAGCAGGTGTTTACGGAAGTCCTTCGGTTGATGAATGAGCCCGATTCGCCGTTCGTCGATGCCTACTTCGTTGCGTTCTGCGAAAAAGGGAACCTGCTCAGCCAGTGGCGGGCTTATGCGGGGACCCAGGGATTCGCCGCCGAATTCGATCCGCTTGTGCTCAAGGGTGAACTCACCCTCACGACGAATGCCCTGGGACGCAATCTTCGCCTGGCGAAGGTGGAATACGATCCGCGCAAGCAAGACAAGGGCCTGCAGGATTTAA carries:
- a CDS encoding DUF2971 domain-containing protein — protein: MKPATKSRKKATPELGLELAREWMRRHARPPDPVPPLFHYTGAGGIRGIIRSDRLWASGAQYMNDWMEVVYGFEIIMKNLRELVESRKLPERSQQVFTEVLRLMNEPDSPFVDAYFVAFCEKGNLLSQWRAYAGTQGFAAEFDPLVLKGELTLTTNALGRNLRLAKVEYDPRKQDKGLQDLISELTDTIETQVRNGSKKAPGPEATVVEFARVVLSSWAATVKHPGFEEEQEWRVIFQPLITAEERYLSTQEFAVRLEGEELVSHVEFMPNAKVAPKRGKEGPKLPIKSITCGPNVAMRSAMRALEILLRNNGYESVEIRKSEIPARS